DNA sequence from the Candidatus Equadaptatus faecalis genome:
TTGCCATGTGCGGTGTCGGCGCGCGCAGAAAGGTTGAGAGCTTTATTGAGGGCGGGCGCGTCACAGTGAACGGCAGGATTATTTTTGAGCCAGGGTATCAGGTGCAGCCTGACGATATCGTTATGTTTGACGAGCTGCCTGTTGCCCCCGTAAAACTGACCTATCTGATTTTCAACAAGCCGAAGGGAATACTTTCCGCTGTTGAGGACAGCCGCGAGCAGACGGTTATTGACATACTTCCGCCGGAGCTTGACCCTCTGAGGCTTTTTCCCGTAGGGAGGCTTGACCGCGAAAGCGAAGGACTGCTTCTGCTTACTAACGACGGAATGTTTTCGCAGCAGATTATTCATCCGTCGTCAGGCATAACGAAGACCTACGAGGTTGAACTGCGCAAGCCGCTTGACGAGCAGCAGCTTACAGCGTGGTCGAAGGGTGTTGACGCGGACGGAATTT
Encoded proteins:
- a CDS encoding rRNA pseudouridine synthase; this encodes MAEKNDAKEKNTVRLNRFLAMCGVGARRKVESFIEGGRVTVNGRIIFEPGYQVQPDDIVMFDELPVAPVKLTYLIFNKPKGILSAVEDSREQTVIDILPPELDPLRLFPVGRLDRESEGLLLLTNDGMFSQQIIHPSSGITKTYEVELRKPLDEQQLTAWSKGVDADGIFLKPQSVRRLSRKPMQCWFEVVLNEGIKREIRLMVRTLGNDVRHLVRRKIGKLVLKDLQPGEYVSVSKEKLLDYVKNGKEI